The nucleotide window cttccttcttcgtctttcctcAAAAATAGATTTCTATCTATCTTTTACCAGACACATACATACTATTCTACTCGCTCCCTTCCGTTCATTTGGTTACTAGTCGTTCTTTTTTAGCTCTTATtttcgaaagagaagagatagaaAAGACAAAAACGCATTACTATATAGACGGAATCTCAATCAGAATCAACGCCTAAAAACTTTCAGTCTCGCCACTTACTACAAATACAACCGCGAACAAGATGACTACTGGACCTATCAACGGCTTAGATGGCCTCGAAGCCAAATTCAACAGTGAGCCAGTCATCCGAACCGTCATGTCCTCGTATAGCATTTActgatcatcctcaattcATTTTCTTCGACAGGCGGCATGAAGCTCAACCCTGAGAGACCCGCTTACGTCCCTCCTCATATGCGAGGTGCCAGGGGACCAGCTCCTCCTCACTTTAACGCTCCTGCACCTGCTGGTCCCGGATACCACCAATCACCTACTGGACTCCCCACTCCAGCTACCACTCCCCCTCAATCCAGGGGTTCTTACGCTCCCCCCGCTGCCAGAGGTGCAGCTTTCCCTCCTGCCGCTGGTCGAGCCGATGATGGAGGTTGGGGCGCACCAAGACGAGCTCCTGAACCCAGATCGGGAGGTTTCGGAGGCGGTCAACCTGGTTTCGGAAGCTGGAAGAACGGTCAGCACGTTACCGGTGCTAGAAACCCTAGATTAGAGAAGGAATTGTTCGGTGAGGAAGGTGACACCGTCCACCAAGTAAGCGTCTCTCAGATCCTCTTACAGACGGCTTTCGCTGATCCGCTATTCCCCTTCAGCACACCGgtatcaacttcgacaaaTACGCCGATATCCCGGTCGAAGCTACTGGTACAGGAGTTCCCGAACCAGTGACCGAATTCACCAACCCTCCTATCGACCCCGTTCTTCTCGAGAACATCCAATATGCTCGATACACCACTCCTACTCCGGTACAGAAGTACTCCCTCCCCATCGTCGCTGGTGGTCGAGACTTGATGGCCTGTGCTCAAACTGGTTCCGGAAAAACCGGTGGTTTCCTTTTCCCCATTCTCTCCGCCATGTTCACTTACGGTCCTATCGCTCCTCCCCCTGACAACAGCTACGGTGGTGGATACAACAGCCGAAGAAAGGCTTACCCTACCGCTCTTATCTTGGCTCCTACCCGAGAATTGGTATCCCAAATCCACGACGAAGCTCGAAAATTCGCTTACCGATCATGGGCCAGACCTGCTGTTGTCTACGGTGGTGCGGACATCGGTCAACAAATCCGAGCACTCGACCGAGGATGTGATCTGCTTTCCGCCACTCCAGGTCGATTGGTTGACTTGAtcgaacgaggaagaatcTCGCTCGCCAACGTCAAATACCTTGTTCTGGATGAAGCCGATCGAATGCTCGATATGGGTTTCGAGCCTCAAATCAGACAGAtcgtcgaaggtgaagacaTGCCTGGAGTACATGACAGACAAACCCTCATGTTTTCAGCTACCTTCCCCAAGGAGATCCAAATGCTTGCCCGATCATTCTTGAAGGATTACATTTTCCTCTCAGTCGGTCGAGTTGGTTCCACATCCGAGAACATCACTCAAAGAATTGAATACGTCGATGATGCCGACAAGCGATCATTGCTTCTTGATCTATTGCTTGCTGAGCAATCCGGCGGACTTACCCTCGTATTCGTAGAGACCAAACGAATGGCCGACTCGCTCTGTGATTtccttcaagctcaaaggcATTACGCCACCTCCATTCACGGTGACAGAACCcagcgagaacgagaagccgCTCTTCACGCTTTCAGAACCGGTCAAGCCCCTATCTTGGTCGCCACTGCTGTCGCTGCGCGAGGTTTGGATATCCCCAATGTCACCCACGTTATCCTCTACGATCTTCCCACCGACGTAGCCGAATACACCCACCGAATTGGTCGAACTGGTCGAGCTGGTAACACCGGTACATCCACTGCCTTCTTCAACAGAAACAATCTGAACATTTCCAGGGAACTCATCGATCTGCTCAAAGAAGCCAACCAAGTTGTTCCCCAATGGCTGATCGACGTCTCGTCCGAACGATCCTTCGGTGGCGGCTATGGCGgccgaggtggaagaggccGAGGTGGTGGTAACAGATCCGGAGGTCGAGATGTCAGAACTCAACACGGTGGCGGTGGATTCGGTGGAGGTGCGCCTCGAGGAAATGGAGGATACGGGGGAGGCTACGGTGGTGGCTACGGTGGCTAcggaggcggtggtggtggtggtttCCCTCCTCCTGCCGCCTCTGGTGGTGCCAGCTGGTGGTAGAAACACCACCAATCAGCCTTGTGATCCCGTTACGTGCGGGACATCTGTatacccttctttcctttttcgGCTCTCGATCAATTGAGATCAATTGACAATCTTTCTTTCCGTCTGGCCTCTCAGTAccaatcgatcaattcaCTCCGACAACCCGTTTCGCCTTCTCACCGTCTCACCGTCTCACAATGAGCTTCTCGACAATCACCAATTTTAGAAGTGTATCTTGTAGACGGTATCGAGATTTCCTGGTTTCCCAGTTCCTATTCCCAGTTCATATACCCCAGCATTCATCTATCGCAATCAAATCAACACAAATGAAGACTTCTTAGACTCCTATGGCTCTAGCTATGGCTTTGACACAATACGACACAACAACACAAAATAACGATTTTAACGACTCATCAATGACGAACAGCAAATAGAGAAATCCTTCAGCAtggaggcgaagatggacaatcaTAAATATAGAATTAGAATTTTTGGGATTTCTCTGTTTCGCAATGAGTTGCGTTGCTTCGCTTTCCAAGCTAAAGGCGACAAAACCTTGTTTTCTTCGTCATTTTTTCGTATATTCACTTTTAGCATTTGTCGTCCACTTTTTTAAGTGGTATTTACGATTGCTCTGAGGTGAGCCAAAAAACATATTGTGTTAGTCATCAACAATCATAGAGTATAGTAAAGAAGGAGTCGTAGTCAAAAGGCCTTTCTTTTCGGAGGTCA belongs to Kwoniella dejecticola CBS 10117 chromosome 10, complete sequence and includes:
- a CDS encoding ATP-dependent RNA helicase ded1, with protein sequence MTTGPINGLDGLEAKFNSGMKLNPERPAYVPPHMRGARGPAPPHFNAPAPAGPGYHQSPTGLPTPATTPPQSRGSYAPPAARGAAFPPAAGRADDGGWGAPRRAPEPRSGGFGGGQPGFGSWKNGQHVTGARNPRLEKELFGEEGDTVHQHTGINFDKYADIPVEATGTGVPEPVTEFTNPPIDPVLLENIQYARYTTPTPVQKYSLPIVAGGRDLMACAQTGSGKTGGFLFPILSAMFTYGPIAPPPDNSYGGGYNSRRKAYPTALILAPTRELVSQIHDEARKFAYRSWARPAVVYGGADIGQQIRALDRGCDLLSATPGRLVDLIERGRISLANVKYLVLDEADRMLDMGFEPQIRQIVEGEDMPGVHDRQTLMFSATFPKEIQMLARSFLKDYIFLSVGRVGSTSENITQRIEYVDDADKRSLLLDLLLAEQSGGLTLVFVETKRMADSLCDFLQAQRHYATSIHGDRTQREREAALHAFRTGQAPILVATAVAARGLDIPNVTHVILYDLPTDVAEYTHRIGRTGRAGNTGTSTAFFNRNNLNISRELIDLLKEANQVVPQWLIDVSSERSFGGGYGGRGGRGRGGGNRSGGRDVRTQHGGGGFGGGAPRGNGGYGGGYGGGYGGYGGGGGGGFPPPAASGGASWW